The DNA segment CGCCTCTTCCCCAACTCCACCATGGTCGGCACTGGCATAGCCCCTGAGGGCATTGGCCAGAATGAAGTGGTCTATGCTCTCATGGCTGAGCTGGGCTGGCGCAAGGATCCTGTGCCGGATTTGGTAGCCTGGGTGAGCAGTTTTGCCAGCCGCCGGTACGGGGTCTCCCAGCCGGATGCAGTGGCAGCCTGGAGGCTCCTACTCAGGAGTGTCTACAACTGCTCTGGGGAGGCGTGCAGCGGGCACAATCGAAGCCCACTGGTCAAGCGGCCATCCCTACAGATGAGTACCGCTGTCTGGTACAACAGATCAGATGTGTTTGAGGCTTGGCGACTGCTGTTAAGAGCTGCTCCAAACCTGACCGCCAGCCCAGCCTTCCGCTACGACCTGCTGGATGTCACCCGTCAAGCGGTGCAGGAGCTGGTCAGCTCGTGCTATGAGGAGGCAAGGACCGCCTTCCTGAATCAGGATCTTGATCTCCTGCTCAGGGCTGGAGGCCTCCTGACCTATAAGCTTCTGCCTTCACTAGATGAACTGCTGGCTAGCAACAGCCACTTCTTGCTGGGGACCTGGTTAGATCAGGCCCGGGAAGTGGCTGTGAGTGAGTCTGAGGCCCAGTTCTATGAACAAAACAGCCGCTACCAGATTACCCTTTGGGGGCCTGAGGGTAACATTTTGGACTATGCCAATAAGCAACTGGCAGGACTGGTGGCTGATTACTACCAGCCACGTTGGTGTCTCTTCTTGGGGACCCTGGCTCACAGCCTAGCCAGAGGGATCCCCTTCCAACAGCACCAGTTTGAGAAGAGTGTTTTCCCACTAGAGCAGGCTTTCATTAACAACAAGAAGAGGTATCCCATTCAGCCCCAAGGGGATACTGTGGACCTCTCCAAGAAGATCTTCCTCAAATTTCACCCCCAGCCTGACTCTTTGTGACAGATCAGCCATCTCGAGGACCTGCTGGAATAGGTCCTCAAATCCAAACATGCACAGGATGCTTCCCACGATTTGGAGGAGACAGGGTCTGACAGTGACAGTAATGGCTTGGAGGGAAATGGGGTGCTTTCTTCCACCCCAGA comes from the Rattus norvegicus strain BN/NHsdMcwi chromosome 10, GRCr8, whole genome shotgun sequence genome and includes:
- the Naglu gene encoding alpha-N-acetylglucosaminidase isoform X5; translation: MQPPFSDPSYLAAATAAVYEAMVTVDPDAVWLLQGWLFQHQPQFWGPSQIKAVLEAVPRGRLLVLDLFAETQPVYSRTASFHGQPFIWCMLHNFGGNHGLFGALEDVNQGPQAARLFPNSTMVGTGIAPEGIGQNEVVYALMAELGWRKDPVPDLVAWVSSFASRRYGVSQPDAVAAWRLLLRSVYNCSGEACSGHNRSPLVKRPSLQMSTAVWYNRSDVFEAWRLLLRAAPNLTASPAFRYDLLDVTRQAVQELVSSCYEEARTAFLNQDLDLLLRAGGLLTYKLLPSLDELLASNSHFLLGTWLDQAREVAVSESEAQFYEQNSRYQITLWGPEGNILDYANKQLAGLVADYYQPRWCLFLGTLAHSLARGIPFQQHQFEKSVFPLEQAFINNKKRYPIQPQGDTVDLSKKIFLKFHPQPDSL
- the Naglu gene encoding alpha-N-acetylglucosaminidase isoform X2; protein product: MALNGINLALAWNGQEAIWQRVYLALGLTQSEIDNYFTGPAFLAWGRMGNLHTWDGPLPRSWHLKQLYLQHRILDRMRSFGMTPVLPAFAGHVPKAITRVFPQVNVIQLGNWGHFNCSYSCSFLLAPGDPLFPLIGTLFLRELTKEFGTDHIYGADTFNEMQPPFSDPSYLAAATAAVYEAMVTVDPDAVWLLQGWLFQHQPQFWGPSQIKAVLEAVPRGRLLVLDLFAETQPVYSRTASFHGQPFIWCMLHNFGGNHGLFGALEDVNQGPQAARLFPNSTMVGTGIAPEGIGQNEVVYALMAELGWRKDPVPDLVAWVSSFASRRYGVSQPDAVAAWRLLLRSVYNCSGEACSGHNRSPLVKRPSLQMSTAVWYNRSDVFEAWRLLLRAAPNLTASPAFRYDLLDVTRQAVQELVSSCYEEARTAFLNQDLDLLLRAGGLLTYKLLPSLDELLASNSHFLLGTWLDQAREVAVSESEAQFYEQNSRYQITLWGPEGNILDYANKQLAGLVADYYQPRWCLFLGTLAHSLARGIPFQQHQFEKSVFPLEQAFINNKKRYPIQPQGDTVDLSKKIFLKFHPQPDSL
- the Naglu gene encoding alpha-N-acetylglucosaminidase isoform X1, coding for MEVLAWGYRYYQNVCTHSYSFVWWDWARWEQEIDWMALNGINLALAWNGQEAIWQRVYLALGLTQSEIDNYFTGPAFLAWGRMGNLHTWDGPLPRSWHLKQLYLQHRILDRMRSFGMTPVLPAFAGHVPKAITRVFPQVNVIQLGNWGHFNCSYSCSFLLAPGDPLFPLIGTLFLRELTKEFGTDHIYGADTFNEMQPPFSDPSYLAAATAAVYEAMVTVDPDAVWLLQGWLFQHQPQFWGPSQIKAVLEAVPRGRLLVLDLFAETQPVYSRTASFHGQPFIWCMLHNFGGNHGLFGALEDVNQGPQAARLFPNSTMVGTGIAPEGIGQNEVVYALMAELGWRKDPVPDLVAWVSSFASRRYGVSQPDAVAAWRLLLRSVYNCSGEACSGHNRSPLVKRPSLQMSTAVWYNRSDVFEAWRLLLRAAPNLTASPAFRYDLLDVTRQAVQELVSSCYEEARTAFLNQDLDLLLRAGGLLTYKLLPSLDELLASNSHFLLGTWLDQAREVAVSESEAQFYEQNSRYQITLWGPEGNILDYANKQLAGLVADYYQPRWCLFLGTLAHSLARGIPFQQHQFEKSVFPLEQAFINNKKRYPIQPQGDTVDLSKKIFLKFHPQPDSL
- the Naglu gene encoding alpha-N-acetylglucosaminidase isoform X3; protein product: MAPCPVPGTSSNSTCRVFPQVNVIQLGNWGHFNCSYSCSFLLAPGDPLFPLIGTLFLRELTKEFGTDHIYGADTFNEMQPPFSDPSYLAAATAAVYEAMVTVDPDAVWLLQGWLFQHQPQFWGPSQIKAVLEAVPRGRLLVLDLFAETQPVYSRTASFHGQPFIWCMLHNFGGNHGLFGALEDVNQGPQAARLFPNSTMVGTGIAPEGIGQNEVVYALMAELGWRKDPVPDLVAWVSSFASRRYGVSQPDAVAAWRLLLRSVYNCSGEACSGHNRSPLVKRPSLQMSTAVWYNRSDVFEAWRLLLRAAPNLTASPAFRYDLLDVTRQAVQELVSSCYEEARTAFLNQDLDLLLRAGGLLTYKLLPSLDELLASNSHFLLGTWLDQAREVAVSESEAQFYEQNSRYQITLWGPEGNILDYANKQLAGLVADYYQPRWCLFLGTLAHSLARGIPFQQHQFEKSVFPLEQAFINNKKRYPIQPQGDTVDLSKKIFLKFHPQPDSL
- the Naglu gene encoding alpha-N-acetylglucosaminidase isoform X4, which encodes MSPRPSPGDPLFPLIGTLFLRELTKEFGTDHIYGADTFNEMQPPFSDPSYLAAATAAVYEAMVTVDPDAVWLLQGWLFQHQPQFWGPSQIKAVLEAVPRGRLLVLDLFAETQPVYSRTASFHGQPFIWCMLHNFGGNHGLFGALEDVNQGPQAARLFPNSTMVGTGIAPEGIGQNEVVYALMAELGWRKDPVPDLVAWVSSFASRRYGVSQPDAVAAWRLLLRSVYNCSGEACSGHNRSPLVKRPSLQMSTAVWYNRSDVFEAWRLLLRAAPNLTASPAFRYDLLDVTRQAVQELVSSCYEEARTAFLNQDLDLLLRAGGLLTYKLLPSLDELLASNSHFLLGTWLDQAREVAVSESEAQFYEQNSRYQITLWGPEGNILDYANKQLAGLVADYYQPRWCLFLGTLAHSLARGIPFQQHQFEKSVFPLEQAFINNKKRYPIQPQGDTVDLSKKIFLKFHPQPDSL